Proteins from a genomic interval of Candidatus Methylomirabilis sp.:
- a CDS encoding carbon-nitrogen hydrolase family protein has product MGKTLLRVGAAQVAPVFFDRAGTLKKTCKWIARAGEERLDLVVFPETYFAAYPYWRGAVSVRRSTELIVRMQDCAIRIPGEETEALCEEARRASVNCVIGCNELDDRPGSLTLYNSLLFIARDGRLLGRHRKLMPTHSERVYWGMGDGSDIRVFPMDIGTVGGLICYEHHMTLLRAAMAIKGEEIHCAVWPGWWRMEKHLGGKSAGPGSRDCDIEPAIREYAIENSVFVISSSGYLPPNAIPDDLQDVLKYNLAVGGSCIVNPSGLFVREPVFEQETLVEATIDLEERRLAKAYFDAVGHYARWDLFSLHVREEAWTPAGPRPAPPPGRAEPPAEALLEELADRYELDLPRLKALLAELARRLPEA; this is encoded by the coding sequence GTGGGGAAGACGCTGCTACGGGTGGGGGCGGCACAGGTCGCCCCCGTTTTTTTTGACCGGGCCGGGACTCTCAAGAAGACCTGCAAGTGGATCGCGAGGGCCGGGGAGGAACGGCTCGACCTCGTCGTCTTCCCCGAGACCTACTTCGCCGCCTACCCCTACTGGCGGGGAGCGGTCTCCGTTCGCCGCTCGACGGAGCTCATCGTCCGGATGCAGGACTGCGCCATCCGGATCCCGGGGGAGGAGACGGAGGCGCTCTGCGAGGAGGCCCGCCGGGCGAGCGTCAACTGCGTCATCGGCTGCAACGAGCTGGACGATCGGCCCGGGAGCCTGACCCTCTATAACTCCCTGCTCTTCATCGCGCGGGACGGCCGGCTGCTGGGCCGCCATCGAAAGCTCATGCCCACCCACTCGGAGCGCGTCTATTGGGGGATGGGGGACGGGAGCGACATCCGGGTCTTCCCCATGGACATCGGCACCGTGGGGGGGCTCATCTGCTACGAGCATCACATGACGCTGCTCCGGGCGGCCATGGCGATCAAGGGGGAGGAGATCCACTGTGCCGTCTGGCCCGGCTGGTGGCGGATGGAGAAGCACCTGGGGGGGAAGAGCGCGGGGCCGGGCTCGCGGGACTGCGACATCGAGCCGGCGATCCGGGAATACGCCATCGAGAACTCGGTCTTCGTGATCTCCTCCTCCGGGTACCTCCCCCCGAACGCCATCCCCGACGACCTCCAGGATGTCCTGAAGTACAACCTGGCCGTCGGCGGCTCCTGCATCGTGAACCCCTCGGGCCTCTTCGTCCGGGAGCCGGTCTTCGAGCAGGAGACGCTGGTGGAGGCGACGATTGACCTGGAGGAGCGGCGCCTGGCCAAAGCCTACTTCGACGCGGTGGGGCACTATGCCCGGTGGGACCTCTTTTCCCTCCACGTCCGGGAGGAGGCCTGGACCCCGGCCGGTCCCCGCCCCGCCCCCCCGCCCGGCCGCGCCGAGCCCCCGGCCGAGGCCCTCCTCGAGGAGCTGGCCGACCGCTACGAGCTTGATCTCCCGCGCCTCAAAGCTCTCCTCGCCGAGCTTGCCCGCCGCCTCCCCGAGGCCTAG
- a CDS encoding RluA family pseudouridine synthase, with translation MVRRQPARPEEGHVRTFRVPAEAAGTRLDRYLAGSSGLTRARIQALIAGGHVQVGGAARRASAVLRGGEQITLTLPPPEPSDLTPEPIPLQVLYEDADLLVINKPAGLVTHPAAAHRAGTIVNALLHRCPDLRGIGGVERPGLVHRLDKDTSGCLLVAKTEAAHEGLSRQFRARQVRKTYLALVRGSLGQRSGRITAPIGRDLRDRKKMGVRTARGREAATAYRVLRALPGATLLEVTLETGRTHQIRVHLAHLGHPVVGDALYGGRPERRAREGGAGPVASRQLLHAWRIAFTHPRTGAPVTVEAPLPPDLRPYLEGA, from the coding sequence ATGGTCAGGAGGCAACCGGCTCGCCCTGAGGAGGGACACGTCCGGACGTTCCGGGTCCCGGCGGAGGCCGCGGGAACGCGGCTGGACCGGTACCTGGCAGGGTCGAGCGGCCTGACGCGCGCCCGCATCCAGGCCCTGATCGCCGGGGGACATGTCCAGGTGGGAGGAGCGGCCCGGAGGGCCAGCGCGGTTCTCCGGGGCGGGGAGCAGATCACCCTCACCCTGCCCCCACCCGAGCCGAGCGATCTCACGCCCGAGCCGATCCCGCTCCAGGTCCTCTACGAGGACGCCGACCTGCTCGTCATCAACAAGCCGGCGGGGCTCGTCACGCACCCGGCGGCTGCCCACCGGGCCGGGACGATCGTGAACGCGCTCCTGCACCGCTGCCCCGACCTCCGCGGGATCGGGGGCGTCGAGCGGCCCGGGCTCGTCCACCGCCTGGACAAGGACACGTCGGGCTGCCTCCTCGTGGCGAAGACCGAAGCCGCCCACGAGGGGCTCAGCCGTCAGTTCCGGGCCAGGCAGGTTCGCAAGACCTACCTGGCCCTCGTCCGCGGGAGCCTCGGGCAACGGAGCGGACGGATCACGGCTCCGATCGGCCGGGATCTCCGGGACCGGAAGAAGATGGGGGTGCGGACGGCGCGGGGACGGGAGGCGGCCACGGCCTACCGGGTCCTGCGGGCTCTGCCCGGCGCCACGCTCCTCGAGGTCACCCTGGAGACCGGCCGAACCCACCAGATCCGGGTCCACCTGGCGCACCTGGGCCACCCGGTGGTCGGCGACGCGCTCTATGGGGGGCGGCCGGAGCGGCGGGCGCGCGAGGGGGGTGCGGGGCCGGTGGCGTCCCGGCAGCTCCTCCACGCCTGGCGCATCGCCTTCACCCATCCCCGGACGGGGGCCCCCGTGACGGTGGAGGCCCCTCTGCCGCCCGACCTGCGCCCCTACCTGGAGGGGGCCTGA
- the lspA gene encoding signal peptidase II: MWFYGLAALVVILDQATKLLIQRTFRLGESLPVVPGLFNLTYVLNPGAAFGFLAGAAAAFRGPFFIAVSVLAIAIICYYYARHARGRLLPVVGLALILGGAVGNLIDRLRVGMVIDFLDFYLGKYHWPAFNVADSGITVGVGLLLVDMLRERRGNGQEATGSP, encoded by the coding sequence GTGTGGTTTTACGGGCTCGCCGCTCTTGTGGTCATCCTGGATCAGGCCACGAAGCTCCTCATCCAGCGGACCTTCCGTCTGGGGGAGAGCCTGCCGGTCGTTCCGGGCCTCTTCAACCTCACCTACGTCCTGAACCCGGGCGCCGCCTTCGGCTTCCTGGCGGGGGCGGCGGCCGCCTTCCGCGGACCCTTCTTCATTGCCGTCTCGGTCCTGGCCATCGCGATCATCTGCTACTACTACGCCCGGCATGCCCGGGGGCGTCTCCTCCCTGTAGTCGGGCTTGCCCTCATCCTGGGGGGGGCCGTGGGGAACCTCATCGACCGTCTCCGGGTCGGGATGGTGATCGACTTCCTGGACTTCTACCTGGGGAAGTACCACTGGCCTGCCTTCAACGTGGCCGACAGCGGGATCACGGTGGGAGTGGGTCTCCTCCTCGTGGACATGCTCCGGGAGCGGCGGGGGAATGGTCAGGAGGCAACCGGCTCGCCCTGA
- the ileS gene encoding isoleucine--tRNA ligase — protein MATDYKATLNLPETAFPMKANLPVREPQILAEWERSGLYKRLRERRRGQPLWILHDGPPYANGHIHMGHALNKILKDIVVKSKTMAGYDAVYVPGWDCHGLPIEHQVDKELGPRARAVGTAEKRRLCRAYAEKYIDIQRQEFKRLGVLGDWENPYTTMSYDYEATIVRELGRFVGAGSLYKGLKPVHWCSTCVTALAEAEVEYEDHVSPSIYVKFPVKNPRGNFAVDQRRGTHFAIWTTTPWTLPANLAIAVHPRLLYALVQTPAGELILAQELVRRCMQEFGFREGEYTVTPTVWPGAELEGITCQHPWIEREVPIVLGEYVTLDQGTGVVHTAPGHGAEDYETGIKYGLKIYNPVDDQGRFDRDVDLFGGMSVWEANPQIIAELRRRDRLLAAGEIRHTYPHCWRCKNPTLFRATEQWFISMEVGDLRGKSLEAIRQVRWIPPWGEERIRNMIAHRTDWCISRQRAWGVPITAFYCTAGRHLLVRQDLMERVSEVVAREGADVWFERPAEAFLPPGTTCPQCGGTTFEKEYDILDVWFESGVSWAAVLKTRPDLRWPAEMYLEGSDQHRGWFHSSLLTAVGTAGRAPYREVLTHGFVVDGAGRKMSKSLGNVIAPQEIMEKYGAEILRLWVAAEDYRDDLRLSDEILSRLAEGYRRIRNTCRYLLGNLKDFDPRTDLLPPADLQEIDRFILHRLARLTERLLRAYEGYEFHVFYHSLHNFCAVDLSAFYLDVLKDRLYTSGRTSRARRAAQTALYHLLTGLVRLMAPVLSFTADEVWAALPKAGGGSESVHLESFPAVEGGWLDEALGERWDRLLRVRDQVLKALEEVRQAKLIGNSLEADVDLHAGSTLCDFLRPSAAELPTLFIVSSVTLHLDPDVPEDTLTVRVSRTRGVKCERCWTYRETVGQDGRHPTLCDRCVAVLAGRA, from the coding sequence ATGGCGACCGACTACAAGGCCACGCTGAACCTCCCCGAGACCGCCTTCCCGATGAAGGCCAACCTCCCCGTCCGGGAGCCCCAGATCCTGGCCGAGTGGGAGCGGAGCGGCCTCTACAAGCGGCTCCGGGAGCGCCGCCGCGGCCAGCCCCTCTGGATCCTCCACGACGGCCCCCCCTACGCCAACGGCCACATCCACATGGGCCACGCCCTCAATAAAATCTTGAAGGACATCGTGGTCAAGTCGAAGACCATGGCCGGCTACGACGCCGTCTACGTCCCCGGCTGGGACTGCCACGGCCTTCCCATCGAGCACCAGGTGGACAAGGAGCTCGGGCCGCGGGCCCGGGCCGTGGGGACGGCCGAGAAGCGGCGCCTCTGCCGGGCCTACGCGGAGAAGTACATCGACATCCAGCGGCAGGAATTCAAGCGCCTCGGGGTCCTGGGGGACTGGGAGAACCCGTACACCACGATGTCCTACGACTATGAGGCGACGATCGTCCGGGAGCTGGGGCGCTTCGTCGGGGCGGGGAGCCTCTACAAAGGCCTGAAGCCGGTCCACTGGTGCTCCACGTGCGTGACCGCCCTGGCCGAGGCGGAGGTGGAGTACGAGGACCACGTCTCCCCGTCGATCTACGTGAAGTTCCCGGTGAAGAATCCCAGGGGGAACTTCGCGGTGGATCAGCGACGCGGGACACATTTCGCCATCTGGACGACGACCCCCTGGACGCTGCCCGCGAATCTGGCGATCGCCGTACACCCGCGGCTGCTGTACGCTCTCGTGCAGACCCCCGCGGGCGAGCTGATCCTCGCCCAGGAGCTGGTGCGCCGGTGCATGCAGGAGTTCGGGTTCCGGGAGGGCGAATACACGGTCACGCCGACCGTCTGGCCCGGCGCGGAGCTGGAGGGCATCACGTGCCAGCATCCGTGGATCGAGCGAGAGGTGCCGATCGTCCTCGGGGAGTACGTGACCCTGGACCAGGGGACCGGCGTGGTCCACACGGCCCCGGGGCACGGGGCCGAGGACTACGAGACCGGCATCAAGTACGGTCTGAAGATCTACAACCCCGTTGATGACCAGGGGCGGTTCGACCGTGACGTTGACCTCTTCGGGGGAATGAGCGTCTGGGAGGCCAACCCGCAGATCATCGCCGAGCTGCGCCGGCGGGACAGACTCCTCGCCGCCGGAGAGATCCGGCACACCTACCCCCACTGCTGGCGGTGCAAGAACCCCACCCTCTTCCGCGCGACCGAGCAGTGGTTCATCTCCATGGAGGTCGGAGACCTGCGCGGCAAGTCCCTCGAGGCCATCCGCCAGGTGCGCTGGATCCCCCCGTGGGGGGAGGAGCGGATCAGGAACATGATCGCCCACCGGACCGATTGGTGCATCTCCCGCCAGCGGGCCTGGGGGGTCCCGATCACGGCCTTCTACTGCACGGCCGGCCGGCACCTCTTGGTGAGGCAGGATCTCATGGAGCGGGTAAGCGAGGTGGTGGCCCGGGAGGGAGCCGATGTCTGGTTCGAGCGGCCGGCGGAGGCCTTCCTGCCTCCCGGGACGACCTGTCCGCAATGCGGGGGGACCACCTTCGAGAAGGAGTACGACATCCTCGATGTCTGGTTCGAATCCGGGGTGAGCTGGGCCGCCGTCCTCAAAACGCGGCCGGACCTGCGCTGGCCCGCGGAGATGTACCTGGAGGGGAGCGACCAGCACCGCGGCTGGTTCCACTCCTCGCTCCTCACGGCCGTGGGGACGGCCGGGCGCGCCCCCTACCGGGAAGTCCTTACCCACGGCTTCGTGGTGGACGGCGCCGGGCGGAAGATGTCCAAGTCCCTCGGGAACGTCATCGCGCCCCAGGAGATCATGGAGAAGTACGGGGCCGAGATCCTGCGCCTCTGGGTCGCCGCCGAGGATTACCGGGATGACCTCCGGCTCTCGGACGAGATCCTGAGCCGCCTCGCCGAGGGATACCGGCGGATCCGGAACACCTGCCGCTATCTCCTGGGGAACCTGAAGGACTTCGATCCCCGGACCGACCTGCTCCCCCCTGCGGACCTGCAGGAGATCGACCGGTTCATCCTCCACCGGCTGGCCCGCCTCACGGAACGCCTGCTCCGGGCCTACGAGGGCTACGAGTTCCACGTCTTCTACCACAGCCTCCACAACTTTTGCGCGGTGGACCTCTCGGCCTTCTACCTCGACGTCCTGAAGGACCGGCTCTACACGTCGGGGAGGACCTCCCGGGCGCGCCGGGCCGCGCAGACCGCCCTGTACCACCTGCTCACCGGGCTCGTCCGCCTCATGGCGCCGGTCCTCTCCTTCACGGCGGACGAGGTCTGGGCCGCCTTGCCGAAGGCCGGGGGGGGGTCCGAGTCGGTCCATCTGGAGAGCTTCCCGGCCGTCGAGGGGGGCTGGCTGGACGAGGCTCTGGGGGAGCGGTGGGACCGCCTCCTCCGTGTCCGCGACCAGGTGCTGAAGGCGCTGGAGGAGGTCCGGCAGGCGAAGTTGATCGGCAACTCGCTGGAGGCCGACGTGGACCTCCACGCTGGGAGCACCCTCTGTGACTTCCTGCGCCCCTCCGCGGCGGAGCTCCCCACCCTCTTCATCGTTTCGTCGGTGACCCTGCACCTGGACCCCGACGTGCCGGAGGACACGCTCACGGTCCGGGTGAGCCGGACGCGGGGCGTGAAGTGCGAGCGCTGCTGGACCTACCGGGAGACCGTGGGACAGGACGGCAGGCATCCCACCCTCTGCGACCGGTGCGTCGCGGTCCTGGCGGGACGCGCCTGA